Proteins from a single region of Ornithodoros turicata isolate Travis unplaced genomic scaffold, ASM3712646v1 Chromosome14, whole genome shotgun sequence:
- the LOC135372334 gene encoding uncharacterized protein LOC135372334: MAHVRSTDASAGPPPPTEPPNAGATASSIHHYAIRLPPFWSHNPTVWFLQVECQFALSAITSQLAKFRHVVSVLPQEVAAQLIDVLTAPPAANPYDALKTALLERTTASERKRFQELLSAEDLGDRRPTELLRNMQNLLGERAVTFDASFLKQLFLQRLPPTVQMILTSASTLSLPELALLPDKVMEVAPHSISAIPSATITNPPIRPHPQACPPPALPPGDPIVQLREDFERLSAMVASAVAPHSPRPRHRSPRRFGSRSSRRRRSPRRTAEDPPIGPCWYHQRFGTEARRCTRPCTWSGNATGDR, encoded by the coding sequence ATGGCGCACGTTCGCTCCACCGATGCATCAGCAGGCCCACCGCCTCCCACTGAGCCTCCCAACGCAGGTGCCACAGCGTCGTCGATCCATCACTACGCCATTCGCTTACCACCTTTCTGGAGCCACAACCCCACCGTGTGGTTTTTACAAGTCGAATGCCAGTTTGCGTTAAGCGCCATCACCTCCCAGCTGGCCAAGTTTCGGCATGTGGTGAGCGTCCTGCCCCAGGAAGTTGCCGCCCAGCTCATCGATGTTCTCACCGCGCCCCCCGCTGCAAACCCGTACGACGCTCTCAAGACTGCCTTGCTCGAACGGACCACCGCCTCCGAGCGAAAGCGCTTCCAGGAGCTTTTGTCAGCCGAAGATCTGGGCGACCGCCGACCGACAGAACTCCTGCGTAACATGCAGAACCTTCTCGGAGAGCGAGCAGTGACGTTCGATGCAAGCTTCCTGAAGCAGCTCTTCCTACAACGACTCCCACCAACGGTCCAGATGATCCTTACGTCCGCTTCAACACTCTCGCTTCCGGAATTGGCACTCCTGCCCGACAAAGTAATGGAGGTTGCCCCCCATTCCATCTCTGCAATTCCATCTGCGACAATCACAAATCCTCCCATCCGTCCACACCCTCAGGCCTGTCCACCTCCTGCACTGCCGCCCGGAGACCCCATTGTCCAGCTCCGCGAGGATTTCGAGCGCCTCTCTGCTATGGTGGCATCAGCTGTTGCGCCGCACAGCCCTCGACCGCGCCATCGCAGTCCACGGCGTTTCGGCTCCCGTTCATCCAGACGCAGGCGTTCACCTCGACGTACTGCCGAGGACCCGCCTATCGGCCCGTGCTGGTACCACCAGCGCTTTGGTACCGAAGCCCGCCGCTGCACGAGGCCCTGTACCTGGTCGGGAAACGCGACCGGAGACCGGTAA